In the Gossypium arboreum isolate Shixiya-1 chromosome 10, ASM2569848v2, whole genome shotgun sequence genome, one interval contains:
- the LOC108487179 gene encoding peroxidase P7-like, translating to MIGNKFALTNMALFRSLLLIIFIVAVSSCQTNAQLSPNYYSSTCPQALSIVKAEVAAAIKNETRIGASLLRLHFHDCFVNGCDGSVLLDDNSTFIGEKTAVPNNNSARGFNVVDNIKARLEKACPGVVSCADILAIAARDSVVRLGGPSWKVRLGRRDSTSASRSAANTSIPPPTSNLSALISSFSAQGLSIKNLVALSGSHTIGLARCTSFRSHIYNDSNIDPSFANSLRRICPRSGNDSVLAPLDRQTPTCFDNLYYKNLLDKKGLLHSDQEIFNGSSLTDGLVKKYAADTSLLFKEFAKSMIKMGNIKPLTGNAGEIRINCRKAN from the exons ATGATTGGCAACAAATTTGCATTAACCAACATGGCTTTGTTTCGTTCACTgttactaattatttttattgttgcTGTTTCTTCATGTCAAACCAATGCCCAACTCTCTCCTAATTACTATTCATCCACTTGCCCGCAAGCTTTATCTATAGTGAAGGCCGAAGTTGCCGCTGCTATAAAGAACGAAACTCGCATCGGAGCTTCGCTGCTGAGATTACATTTCCACGACTGCTTCGTTAAC GGTTGTGATGGGTCGGTACTTTTGGACGATAACTCGACGTTTATAGGTGAGAAAACCGCGGTTCCGAACAATAACTCGGCGAGAGGGTTCAACGTCGTCGACAACATCAAAGCTCGGCTGGAGAAAGCGTGTCCTGGAGTTGTATCCTGCGCTGATATTCTCGCCATTGCTGCTCGTGATTCGGTTGTTCGG TTAGGGGGTCCGTCATGGAAAGTAAGGTTGGGAAGAAGGGATTCGACAAGCGCTAGCAGAAGTGCCGCAAATACCTCTATTCCACCGCCCACCTCTAATCTAAGCGCTCTTATTTCAAGCTTCTCAGCTCAAGGCCTCTCAATAAAAAACCTTGTAGCACTTTCTG GTTCACACACCATTGGCCTCGCCCGCTGCACATCATTTCGGTCACACATTTACAACGACTCCAATATAGACCCCTCCTTTGCCAACTCGTTGCGACGGATTTGCCCGAGAAGCGGCAACGATAGTGTGCTCGCCCCTCTCGACCGTCAAACACCAACTTGTTTTGATAACTTATACTACAAGAATTTGTTGGATAAGAAGGGTTTGCTTCATTCAGATCAAGAGATCTTCAACGGAAGTTCTTTAACTGATGGTTTGGTTAAAAAGTATGCAGCCGATACTTCATTATTGTTCAAGGAATTTGCCAAGTCTATGATCAAGATGGGAAACATTAAACCTCTCACAGGAAATGCTGGGGAAATCAGAATCAACTGCCGGAAAGCAAATTGA
- the LOC108488438 gene encoding peroxidase P7-like, with protein MAKAWSLLLLLIILVFGAFVEGSHGSKLSQNYYKSTCPQVLSIVKAKTESTLKKKPRMGASLLRLHFHDCFVNGCDGSILLDDNSTFIGEKTALANNNSARGFELVDDIKAEVEKTCPGVVSCADILAIAARDSTVVLGGPSWKVKSGRRDSITASRADANKFIPAPSFTLSALKSNFHAKGLSLKDLVALSGAHTIGLARCTTFRAHIYNDSNIDPSFAKSLQHKCPRNGKDNIHRRLDLRTPITFDNFYFRNLLKKKGLLRSDQELFNDKSADSLVKKYAADSSKFFKQFTKSMIKMSNIKPLTGNSGQIRINCRKVN; from the exons ATGGCTAAAGCTTGGTCCTTGTTACTTCTTCTTATCATTCTTGTCTTTGGTGCATTTGTTGAAGGCAGCCATGGAAGCAAACTCTCTCAAAATTACTACAAATCCACTTGTCCCCAAGTATTGTCCATTGTCAAAGCTAAAACCGAATCCACTTTAAAGAAGAAACCAAGGATGGGGGCTTCTTTGCTGCGGTTGCATTTCCATGACTGCTTTGTTAAT GGTTGTGACGGTTCGATATTGTTGGACGATAACTCGACTTTTATTGGTGAGAAAACTGCACTTGCTAACAATAACTCGGCTAGGGGATTCGAACTTGTCGACGACATTAAAGCTGAAGTGGAGAAAACTTGCCCTGGAGTAGTTTCCTGTGCCGATATTCTTGCCATTGCAGCTCGTGACTCGACTGTCGTA CTAGGGGGTCCGTCATGGAAAGTTAAATCGGGGAGGAGGGATTCTATCACTGCTAGCAGGGCTGATGCAAACAAGTTCATTCCTGCACCCAGTTTCACCTTAAGTGCTCTCAAATCAAACTTCCATGCTAAAGGACTCTCATTGAAAGATTTGGTGGCACTTTCAG GTGCACACACTATTGGCCTGGCAAGGTGCACAACATTTCGAGCACACATCTACAATGACTCCAACATTGATCCCTCATTTGCTAAGTCCCTGCAACACAAATGCCCCAGAAACGGAAAAGATAACATTCATCGACGCCTTGACTTACGGACACCGATTACTTTCGATAATTTCTACTTTCGAAACTTGTTGAAAAAGAAGGGTCTCCTCCGGTCCGATCAAGAGCTCTTTAACGACAAATCAGCCGACTCTCTGGTTAAAAAGTATGCCGCAGATTCTTCAAAGTTTTTCAAACAGTTCACCAAATCTATGATCAAGATGAGCAACATCAAGCCTCTCACAGGAAATTCTGGGCAAATTAGGATCAATTGCAGAAAAGTAAACTGA